Below is a genomic region from Kribbella qitaiheensis.
CACCAATCTTGACATTTCACTGTCAGGAAAGCCTCTTCCGGCGGTATGCCGCCTGCGCGACCCCCTAGGCTCAACCCGTTGACCTCAACCGACACCCTCAAGGGAGCGGCACCGCATGACGTTCGACTACAAGGTGGCAGACCTCGGACTCGCCGAGTTCGGTCGCAAGGAGATCCGGCTCGCCGAGCACGAGATGCCGGGTCTGATGGCGATGCGTGCGCAGTACGGCGAGAGCAAGCCGCTGTCCGGCGCGAAGATCATGGGCTCACTGCACATGACCATCCAGACCGCCGTGCTGATCGAGACGCTGACGGCGCTCGGCGCCGAGGTGCGCTGGGTCTCGTGCAACATCTTCTCCACCCAGGACCACGCGGCCGCAGCGGTCGTCGTCGGCCCGAACGGTACTGCTGACGCCCCCGCCGGTGTGCCCGTCTTCGCCTGGAAGGGCGAGACGCTCGAGGAGTACTGGTGGTGCACCGAGCAGGCGCTGAAGTGGCCGGGCGCCGAAGGCCCGAACATGATCCTGGACGACGGCGGCGACGCCACCATGCTCGTCCACAAGGGCACCGAGTTCGAGAAGGCCGGCGCTGTGCCGGACCCGTCGACGGCTGACTCCGAGGAGTACGCCGTCGTGCTGACCACGCTGACCCGGACGCTGCAGGAGGACCCGCAGCTCTGGACCGGCATCGGCGCCGGCATCAAGGGCGTCACCGAGGAGACCACCACCGGCGTGCACCGGCTGTACGAGATGCACAAGGCCGGCGCGCTGCTGTTCCCGGCGATCAACGTCAACGACTCGGTCACCAAGTCGAAGTTCGACAACAAGTACGGCTGCCGGCACTCGCTGATCGACGGCATCAACCGCGCCACCGACGTCCTGATCGGCGGCAAGGTCGCGGTCGTGGCCGGTTACGGCGACGTCGGCAAGGGCTGTGCGGAGTCGCTGCGCGGCCAGGGCGCCCGGGTGATCGTCACCGAGATCGACCCGATCTGCGCGCTGCAGGCGGCGATGGACGGCTTCCAGGTCACCACGCTGGACGACGTGGTCGGTATCGCCGACATCTTCATCACCACCACCGGCAACAAGGACGTCATCACCGCGGACCACATGTCGCGGATGAAGCACCAGGCCATCGTCGGCAACATCGGCCACTTCGACAACGAGATCGACATGGCCGGTCTGTACAAGACGGCCGGCACCGAGCGCGTCACGATCAAGCCACAGGTCGACGAGTTCCGCTTCGCCGACGGTCACACCGTGATCATCCTGTCCGAGGGCCGGCTGCTGAACCTGGGCAACGCCACCGGTCACCCGTCGTTCGTGATGTCGAACTCGTTCACGAACCAGGTGCTCGCGCAGATCGAGCTCTTCGTGCGCACGACCGAGTACCCGACCGACGTCTACGTGCTGCCCAAGCACCTCGACGAGATGGTCGCCCGGCTGCACCTCGACGCGCTCGGCGTGAAGCTGACCGAGCTGTCCAAGGAGCAGGCCGAGTACCTCGGCATCCCCGTCGAGGGTCCGTACAAGTCGGACGCCTACCGCTACTGAGGTTCCTCCGTACTACGTAACGCAAGGAAGGCGCCCCGCGAGCTTCGCGGGGCGCCTTCGCGCTGTCTGTGGCCAAGTCGGGGAAGCGTTGTAGCGACCGGCGAGGCCGGCCATTCCCCGGCGGGAATTGAGGGTGTGGTGGTGCGGCAGCAGGATCAGGGGTGTCGAGAAGGCACACCAGCAAGGAGAAATCGATGAGCGAGAGCACTACCCATGAATTGGCCGCCCGGTACATCGCTGTCTGGGGCGAGGCCGATGCCGAGCAGCGTCGCGCGATGATCCAGGGGCTCTGGGCCGACAACGGCACGCATGTTGTGCACCCGCCGCAGGAGCTCCGGGACGCGGCCGAGGCGCTGGGGTTCCCGTCGACCACCCTGGTGGCGGTCGGGTACGACGAGCTCGAAACCCGGGTCGCCCGCAGCTACGACGAATTTGTTGCTGAAGGCAAATATATTTTCCGGTCGCGGGACAACGCGGTTCGGCTGAACGATCTGGTCAAGTTCAACTGGGAGATGGTCTCCACCGCAGACGGCGAGGTCGTCGGAGGAGGCCTGGAGATCCTCATGCTCACCCCGGACGACCAGATCCGCACCGACTACCAGTTCCCCGGCCTCTGAACCCCGTGTCGGGGCACTAGGTGGCCAGGAGGGCGGCGGTCGCCGGGTCGGCGGGGAGGAATGCTTCCAGCTTCAGTTCGGCGACCGTGATGTCGAGAGCGGTGGCGAAGGTGGCGATGGTGGTGGTGAGGTGGAGGTCGCCGCGAGAGGAGCGTAGGTGCAGCGGGGCGGCGAAACCGACGTGGTCAGGGCCCGGCTCGACGTGCGGGACGTAGGCGGCCAGTTCGTCGCGGAAGTCGCCTGGTGGGAGGCGGTCCAGTATGTGCTGGGCCCATTGGGAGAGGTTGACGATGCGTGGGGCAACGCCGTCGGGGTGCAGTGACAACCGCAGTACGTTGACTGGTGGCTCGAGCAGCTTCTCCGCGACGCCGTCGGTGAACAGGCTGAAGGCATCGTTCGCCATCACCAGCTGGTGTCCGGCGTCGACGACGATCGCGGGATACGGTAGGTGGCCGGTGAGGATGCGGTCCAGCGCCGACCGCACGTGCTCCAGGGCCGGATCGTCCAGTGCGGTCTGCGGGTACACCGGGGCGTAGCCGGCAGCGAGCAGCAGGTCGTTACGTTCGCGGAGTGGCAGCTCCAGCGATTCGCCGAGGCGGATGACCATGGTGCGTCCCGGTCGGGAACGGCCGGATTCGATGAAGCTGAGGTGCCGCTGGGTGGTGCCGGTGCGGAGCGCAAGGTCGAGCTGGCTGAAGTGACGCTCGTGCCGGGCGGACCGCAGAGCCTGGGGGAAGTCCATTTCTGCAGTCTCCCTGCCAGGTCAGACAGTTATGACCACTGGTCGGGTTCGCTGCCCGGCGCATGCCAGCCCTGCGCGTTCACCTTGGTGGGCTCACCTTGCGGGACTGCGCCCGCAGGCTGTTGGTGACTGGGCGTGCCATACGGTGTCGGCCCTGCGGGTGGCCCGGGATAAGGCGCAGGCGCACCGGCGTACGGGGTGGGGGTTGGTAGGGCGCCGTACGGGCTTGGTGGGGCGTAGGGAGCGGCGAAAGGGCCCGTATATGGCGCGAACTTCGGGCCTCGCGTCGCCAGCCGGGCCAGTTCACGGCGGCGGCGCTCTGCCAGTACTGCGGACAGGAACGCCGGTGCGGAGAGCTGCCCGGGTGGTGAGGGTGCAGTCATGCCGCTGACGCGGTAGGCGAGCGCATCTCCGAGCGCGATCCGTGCGCCCGGCTCCAGCTCGGTGTAGCGGGCCAAGTACTCGCGGGAGGTGTTCGCCAGCTCGTCTGACAGCCGCGACAGCTCCAGCGACTGCGCCCATTGCACCAGGTGACCCGGTACGAACAGCGGTGGCGACGCCATCGGCTGGTGGCGTTCGCGGATCACCACGGTGCCCGCCACGAGGTCGCCGATCCGCTTGCCCTGCTTGTTCATCAGGCTCGCCACGATGCCCGGGCTGGCCGCGAACCACGGCGCGAAGTCGACGAACAGCCACAGCAAGGTCCGAACCAGCGCATGCCGGAACCGGATCGAACTGCCGTCGTCACGGACCACCTTGAGGCCGAGCATCATCT
It encodes:
- the ahcY gene encoding adenosylhomocysteinase, which gives rise to MTFDYKVADLGLAEFGRKEIRLAEHEMPGLMAMRAQYGESKPLSGAKIMGSLHMTIQTAVLIETLTALGAEVRWVSCNIFSTQDHAAAAVVVGPNGTADAPAGVPVFAWKGETLEEYWWCTEQALKWPGAEGPNMILDDGGDATMLVHKGTEFEKAGAVPDPSTADSEEYAVVLTTLTRTLQEDPQLWTGIGAGIKGVTEETTTGVHRLYEMHKAGALLFPAINVNDSVTKSKFDNKYGCRHSLIDGINRATDVLIGGKVAVVAGYGDVGKGCAESLRGQGARVIVTEIDPICALQAAMDGFQVTTLDDVVGIADIFITTTGNKDVITADHMSRMKHQAIVGNIGHFDNEIDMAGLYKTAGTERVTIKPQVDEFRFADGHTVIILSEGRLLNLGNATGHPSFVMSNSFTNQVLAQIELFVRTTEYPTDVYVLPKHLDEMVARLHLDALGVKLTELSKEQAEYLGIPVEGPYKSDAYRY
- a CDS encoding helix-turn-helix domain-containing protein, whose translation is MDFPQALRSARHERHFSQLDLALRTGTTQRHLSFIESGRSRPGRTMVIRLGESLELPLRERNDLLLAAGYAPVYPQTALDDPALEHVRSALDRILTGHLPYPAIVVDAGHQLVMANDAFSLFTDGVAEKLLEPPVNVLRLSLHPDGVAPRIVNLSQWAQHILDRLPPGDFRDELAAYVPHVEPGPDHVGFAAPLHLRSSRGDLHLTTTIATFATALDITVAELKLEAFLPADPATAALLAT
- a CDS encoding RDD family protein, with protein sequence MSQLVTGEAVVLQVRIARMPTRALACAIDVIIQGIVLTVLFTTLFGFLLTSASEALRGALIFFVLLLVLVGYRVVMETLTRGRTLGKMMLGLKVVRDDGSSIRFRHALVRTLLWLFVDFAPWFAASPGIVASLMNKQGKRIGDLVAGTVVIRERHQPMASPPLFVPGHLVQWAQSLELSRLSDELANTSREYLARYTELEPGARIALGDALAYRVSGMTAPSPPGQLSAPAFLSAVLAERRRRELARLATRGPKFAPYTGPFAAPYAPPSPYGALPTPTPYAGAPAPYPGPPAGPTPYGTPSHQQPAGAVPQGEPTKVNAQGWHAPGSEPDQWS